The Ptychodera flava strain L36383 chromosome 18, AS_Pfla_20210202, whole genome shotgun sequence sequence GGCCTTTGCAGTGCTGCATCCTGTTTACTTAAGATAGACTGACAATTGAGATCGCATTCAACACATATTCTACGAAAGTTTCATTATTTTAGTTTTATTAAGCTCAAACAAATCCATAGAAGCAAAGTGCTGTACCAGGGGAAATCAAAAGGACAAGTTCATATTCTCGCGAGTTAATCTTAATTATCGCAACCACGCCCATCGCGAAGTAATCAAGGTTTATATTCCCACGTGAATAGGTCCCAGTTTCATTTCTGTTGTGAATACACTGTCCCGTTTGGATTTTCAAGAGGTTTGTGCACGCCGATACACGAAGTTCTACGCTATATAAAGCTTCAAGGTAATGAAagacctctctctctctctctctctctctctctctctctctctctctctctctctctctctcataattTACTTCAGTCTTTGTCAGATGTCGTTTTCCTTTACCGCTGCAATCTGTCAATCTCAGTACACGTATGTCAGCATACGCTTCCTTCGTTTTTTTAACATCTCTCTTTTAACATTTCGCTTCCATTGTATGTCGAAATGTAGAAATTGAACAGGACCATCTGGTACACTTTACACATGCCGATAAGTATTTTCAGTTAGTTAGTCAATATTTGGTGACAAATACACCCACCAAACAGACAAAGACGGTTCACCACTACACAATAATCCACTATAGGCCTGCACAGTAACCTGGCCTTAACCTGAGAAGTTCATTATCACGGcctatatttttatttgtcctACAAACTCGTTCGAGCACGCTGCATTATATTTTAAAGGATTGAAAAATAGATAAATCCGCAAGATTCGGTTCACCTATTCGCGATAATGAATTTGGCCGCGCAAACGCAAAAAGGATGAAAAGCGCGTTAAATTGTCACGATTCAATAAAATAGCCTTTATGGGCGTTGTAATTAGCCTGAATCCTCCGTTTGACAAAAGGTTTATACAACGACATGAAAATTCACACAATTCCTCTTTATCAGCTTTGTATTCGGTTTCGGATCAGAAACCAAACGCAACAATAAAAAATACTGCTCACTGCGAATGGTTGAAATGCTGGATGTTGGCATTTATAAAGGATTGGAGTTAATTCTTTTCCTTGTGCAAATATCAATATTCAGAACAACGGAAATTGAAAAATGCCATATGGCATGGAAACATCGCGTATTTTAACTACTAAATTTTATGTTGCCTTTCCATTAAacagatgttgacttacaaATAACTTTGGGAAGATAGACACTGTTTTGAGCACCACATTAATAAATCGACATGTACAAGACGATTGAAGTCCATCTACCTTCTGAGCTCAGAATACAGCGATAAGTGGAGTTAGATGTCTTTGTAGATAGGGATAGATTTGGCTTGTAGTCTTGTCCAAGCATTCCTAGCGACGACAGGGCAGGTTGCATCCGTCACTAATTGGATAGCATTGAAAATACCATCTGGATTCGAAACGCGTTGTGTTTTCTGCCGCTAAACGTTTCCTTAATTTCCATTTGACCTGTTGAGTTTATAGGGAAACAAACGCTGGGCCGAGACACGCCCTCCAGTGAACGCTATCAAGGGAAAGATAGACGAGTTGATTGCACTTCCTCAACAATAGGGAATGGAGCAATCGTGATATCTACATGTTTTCATagacagaaagaaaataaatgtacttTTAAAATTCGATCTCCAGCACACATCTCTACGGATCAATGTAATCGTCTCAGACGTAAAAAAGTAGAACTAAAGTAGAACGTAAACCAGCACTCTGAACTTTTGTTCGTCTTTTGCCAAATGAATTAGTAAGCTTTTTTCCGTCTATGATTAGTTGGAAACAGTATATTCAGGACGCAAACTCCGGATTGGAAAGGAAATTAACTCACGTTTATCGatgtgtgaaattcaaaatggctgccaatcCTCCCACGGTGACAGTTTAATGAGTAATTCGTCCCTGCATTGACTTCATTTCCTTTATGTATGCTTGGTTGtcgtttgttttattttcaatgagCTCCTGCCAAGATCAAAAAACGGAGATGTTAAGATCTGAAGAACTTGCATATCTCTATATTACCTTCTACGTAGCTTACTAAAGTTCGACAACGGGTAGTTCGCGAACATGTGATGTTAATCTCCACGTCAAGGTCAATAAAAAACAGGAGAGCCCGTTGCAGAGATGCCTTCTCTACGCGTCAAAAAATCATTGCAAACACTTCATATAATaccatattttcaaaactttgagCTATTTTCTTAGTATTCAAAGTGTTATAAAAGTTATACCGTGAACATGGTATGACGCTTATTTCTCTTGGTaaacttgaaaatgttattattgAGAACAAAAGTGTTCTTTGCTGCATGTTATCACCTGCTCAGACAGAACAAAGCCATTTCGTATTTTGTTGTatattcatttttgtcaattctGTTGGTTTTTTGCCATAAAACCATACCAATCCTCCTAAAATTTGACCACACTGACCACACtaattgattgtaaaatttgacccctaaAAGACGGTTTTGTAAAAGCCaacccctgatttccaccgaaactcccccccccccactcccCCCGTTCTCCCCATAAAAAAAGAATGCTCCCTTATTGAGAATAGCAATGTCACCGGGCTGGAATAGTTTGTCTGCTTCACAGCATAAAATCTCTGGGATCGAATGGTCTGTCAGCTTCATAGCACGCAGCGTCACAAGTTTATTCTTTTACAGAAACGGCGTTTTTGTCCTCATGCCGACCTAAATGGTGTTCATCATCACCTATCATGACACACCTCATCTGCAGTCTGCGTTCTAATTtgtcaattgatagtcacgtggggtATGTTCTGTTTACGCTGATCTGTGTTAATGaagtcatcaggcatcatttgtcggaactgttgcctgccaggcatcagttgcGAAAACTGATGCCCGCTGATGTCACAACGACAATTGCGCATAGGTGAACTGGAACGTAAACAAAGATGTCTGCGGCCGAGAAAAACGATAGTTGAGAAATTTCTCGTAGGATAtactttctgaagaaaaactgctctggtttccaacaaggactcgaaacgggCGAAAACGATAATCAcacctcgcctacggctcgggcatcatcagtatttcgattatgaccaccatcccttgggcaggcaataaatcgtgatatcgccctcgctctcatgtgttattatttaactgtAACTCTGTCACCCTGGAATGAATAAGGTTGATCTACTAGTGGCTTTCTTGAATTGGTCACACTTTACTTTCTGCAGCTGGCTCTTTTGCTTTAGTTCTTGCAGATTTGAAGAAAGTTGTTATGGTTCTTTGAACTCGATTTTGGTCATTCTTAAAGTTTCctttcttttctgttttaaGGTTGTACAAGCAATGCAACCAGAATCATGAGCGACAGCTTTACAGACATTTTATACTTTCCTCTTTTTCTGGTCTGTCATGACAATCTGTCGCTGTCTTTTCTCTTGCCAGTGATTCGATAATCATCTTTGTTATGGCATTAATTGGTGGAATACAGGATAATCAAATTGTCATCTCATTTTTCTCTTAGGAAACCTCGGTTGCAAGGTCGTTATGTTCGGTCCCCTATTTTGTATAACCAGTTCGATCTATACAATGGTGGCTATATCTCACGAACGACGAGTGGACGTCATGAATGgattacataaaaaaatcacgtTGCGTCAGGCTAAAATAGCAATAGTAATGATTTGGATTTTGGCTGTAGTTTCGTCCGCTCCCCAGATCTATGAATACTCAACTTACAAGAAAGTGGTGCTCAATTCTGGATCCTCCCAAGAATCTGAATCTCATTCGGATGAAATTCCAAACAGTACAGCAGCCGACGGTGTTGAGTCTGCGAATCTGGCCGATCTCTTCGCCGGTGGTGACGAGGAAGCTGATGGCAGGCCTCGTATCGTTGGCGGCGGTCTTCAGAAGAAATAATGCTACCGGAAAATTTCACCGATTTCCATCACGTGATAGCCTGTGGCTCGCACGGCATAGCACACTCCTTTGAAGAAACTTACTCCATCTGCATTTTCATCATCGGATACATCGTACCACTTTTCATCATCTTGATCAACTATCTGCTTCTTCGAAGATTCATACTGAAGCATTCCCAGTCGATCTCTGCACATGGAGCTGGCTCCGCTCTCTCGAAAAGGAAGGTTAAGATCATCAAGATGCTGATCACAGTCGTAATTGTCTTTGCTGTCTGTTGGGCGCCATTCTTTGCGTTGTTCGTAAGAGAGGTGTGTACAGCTTTTTTGTATAATTGACATTTTATTACGTTTCAAAGCATTTGATCGATATATACAATGGTGGGGGAAGGTATTGTAAAAAAAGACTTACTGGTAAAATCATCAATGTAAAAACACAAAGAAGCCTTATAATAACAATTACGAGACAATACAACAACAAAGATGTATCTTTAAATGAACAGCTCGATACTTCTAACAAACTTCAGAGGTCTCCATCACTGATTTTCCGAGTATGAACGCGTAATAAAGTTGCATACCTGAAAAATTCTGTAACGAATTCTTAATATTGATTACTTTTTGCGTACACTTACAAAACCTTGAAAGGGAGAGTCTCTATTGACTTGTTCAAGCATAAGTTTATCAACCATAGACAATCCAGGAGAAGGTGATATTCGTCCTCTACACGTTCATTGAAGTACGCTATGTACTGTTGAATATTACTTTTTCATTTACGAGATATACTTTCAGGTTCGTAGGCATTGATTTGAGCTGTATTTAAGCAGTTTTAATCGAAAGCAGCATACCTTATTTGTTTTTGGATGTCCGGAACTTATTTTGTAAGAAAAAGAGAAACTACGCTGCCCCATAGCATAAAATGTATCCCGAATGTGTGAGACAGCCATGTGACGTCATATCATCGATCACTGATGATGCAACGCTTGATCGATGGTGTCATTTTCCACATCGACTGTGACCATGACACCGACGAGAATTGACTGTTACGGCTTGTAAGGACGAAGAACACAACGACGAATGGCCATCATCAACACTCTGAACCAAGACACATTATTTTACTTAAATAGCAATGATGGATTTGTCTAGTCGGAAAGTTTATCGTGTCAATCATGTATTGACGTATTTCTCCTTCGCCTTACCTTTTGCACAAACAGGAAGTCCTCGGTCTTGACGACAGCGTGGAGTTTGCCTCTGCCTTGCACACTCTCAAGTTGACCCTATCTACTTTGAGTACACTGTCCAACCCGATCATATACATGGTATTCAACGGCCAATTCCGCCAAGATTTCAAATGGTTATGCATTTGCAACCAGTGCATCAACTCTAAAGTCGGGGTGGTGCAGACATCGTCGGCAGAGAGAAAGTCTGTGAATCGTGAGGCCCCTGTCTGTGTGCCTGCAGAAGTGGTCGAATTGTAGCGAGACCTTCTGGGAGGGTCATTTCTATACGCGAGGAAACCGTAATGTTTAATGTTGCATGGAAACATTTGATAGGGATAGGTCACACAAATATATTCTCTGAAAAAACATTGTCTTTGAAGTAGAAGATTGCACATAGCAGTATATTACACAACTCTATGATTCTATCGGCATTGACTTCGGCCGCAAGGTCACATCAAAATTGATTAAGTGTTCAGAAATGTTTTTGCATTGGAAAGTctgcaatattttattttaaactgAAGTTTTATGTAATTGTGTTCTTCTTACAATTTATTTCCCCAGAAAAGTGAATGTGATCCATGTGCAAACTTTGTGTAGTTCAGTTAGTACGTGACCATGATGGCTGCTTCAAATTTAGCTGGTCTTTTTTTCTGGCGAGCATTTTATCTCAGGAATCCGTAGGGCAGATGTGCGCAACATTAACACATTGGAATATGTGATACAACGACTTACAAAAGGAGTAGATTTATGGAGATTATCATtcgaataaaattaaaatattgttacacAGTGCACGTGCTTTGAAATCCAAGGAGGTCATTTTCCATTCTGCCAGGATCGTTTGGTGTATACCCTATATGTCACAATAAATGCATTGGCATTCTTCCTTCTTTTATGCATGTTTAACTATAGGACAGTTCCTATGTATTTGCAGTTTGAGTGTTATTGTTAACAGTCGCTTTGTGTATAGATATATATTCAATCCTCAACGATAACAACCTTTTCGTACCCAGCGACAAAAAGCAGGTGCTATATACCGGGTATTGAATAAGCTTGAAGGTATAGCGTACGTAATGTAAGCAGGCATTGATACGCAATTTAATTaatgaaaatgtataaaaaGCAGTATTCCTTTATTAATTTTGATGCTTTGTTGTAGCATTCACTGAATACTTCTGAGCTTCTTTAAACCGTTTCAATTATTCAAAAGTAATGCATTGTAATAATTTCATATTCGAAGTAATTCAAAAGTGTCACTCACCTGGCAAAATACCTAAGATGGATAGCCTCCCTGCCGCGAGTCCATATCATAACAGGTGTTTAAATAATTGCATAAAGATCAAAAGTTCAGCTATATTCCGCCATGTTTATTAGCTGTACTCCATGTTCAATGCAGTGTTTTGTGATTTTGCTCATACCTACTGCACAGTCAAGCTAAGTAAATGTTTGTATTACCCACATGAAATCATTTCTTAGATGCATTTCCATTTTGTTGCTTGcatcttctctctctctctacagtttcatattttaatcgaTGTTATTCTCCCTTCACCAGACGTCTGTACCTTTTGTCCAGTAAATAGTAATTTCAGTAAATAAAGAGAACTCAGCCAGTCAATCGTTAAACTGTTTCTGAATTATCAATTCTGGAAAATGGCGGCAACAGGGAAGAAAATGATCAAGTGAAAATTATTAACAATACTTAAtacatttttaatgtcaacaagACTGAGTTGACATGTTGATGCGTCCTTCGAAAAAGTCATGTGACATAAGGAAATGTTTGTGTAACACGAGGAATTCGCCAAATTACATTCTTTGTTATGACTTTGTTAGGATTTTGTTAGGATGTGAAAGGTGTTTTCTATTTTCTTCATCCGTAAATTGTACAAATACATATTGATATTAAACTATTCtagtcagtcaaaatttctgtgttagtaGAGGGTTACTCAAATTTCGCATGACGGTGCATTACCGACACTGACGTCACGAAGATGAACTTGATAAGCAATGTATGGTGAATCAGTAACACACCGAGAAAACAACCACCCGATGACAAACATCAGTAGCCTCGCCATGTTCACGTTCACTATAGTGTAGACTTCCGAAGCATGAAAGAAAGCCTGATAAGGTTGCTTTCACCCCAAAAAAAACGGTGGGCGAGGGGAGGGGGCGGCAGGAGGAATTCAGGGAGAATTCGAAAACTTTGGGGGTTGTAGAGGGAGGATCTGTAAGTTTTGCTCTGTGTTTAGGGAACCTGAAAATTGGTTTGTTCATGGTTCACTGAAAgataaataacattttaatgtcatccagtttttctaatgttagtaataattaaacaaaatctaaaactattttgtcgcatttcatgactttaTCTCAAAGAGAAAGTACAAATGtatgattttactttaaaaaaacaaaatggggAGCAGCCGCAAccgttgatattttttcaatatttccacgaaatatatcaaatgtagtttcttgctgtctccctacggtatgctgaaacacacaacattcagtttgtcgacaaagtctgtatatatataaatgtcagGCTAggattgaattagagtccagactgaaagttatttgtcaatgatacaaatgcgaGGTAATACACAGGCTTTGTTGCcaggcaagctgaatactggacggTTCAACATggtgtagggagtagaacaagaacgcagttgtattaACTGaacaataatattgtcaaaattatgaaagttcatacaGCTGCTGCCCTGCTACTGCGTACAGGTAGTGTCATTGTCACTGTAAGCCTTATACAAGCAGTGGCAGtgatgtagctctgactctgatgtggttgaagaagagtttgggtcatatgACGCTCATGAATTatcgacagtgaaacatacttgtacgcAAGATCAGGCCACAGAGCAACAGTTgaaagaccaggagacttgacaATTATCAAGGATtcttgaattctggcatataattacatatttaaagcaaaaagttggggtcaccatgcttgattttctacattctcatcgtaaaatgacacaaaagtaattctttgaacagaaaagactaattcaaattaaaaatgtgagactaaatacaattatttatttttaaaaaaattgcgaTAAtgacacccaaaatttcagagattaaaatgtttgatggaatattttaaccttccagtattttcaattttgtaaaacttttataagtagcatctatgtcatatatgtcttgtacttttgaaaaaatgtgttagaaggtcaccatgctcagtttttcacaatttggtaaaaatgtagccaggaattcaaaATATGTATACTCTTATGATAGTCATTTTGTGTGATCTTCAGCAAGTACCATTGACCTgcccagagttggattaactcaagtagGCTTTGaatgataaatccaaaaagtcaacagataatttaaaaatgaatgaatttaaaaacttaccttaGAAATATGGCTCTATAAGCTGCTAATGAAaagtagtgttgaacatctgcgagcagaactgcataaaacaagtttattttttctttgcttgCATCCCTAATAAAATGCGGCTGTATGATATTGTGGGAGGGGACTAGACAAATTTTGGTCATTTAGATGGAGGGCACTTGAAATTTTTGAGGTATTAAAggaggatctgaaaaaaaagatttcaatcgcgattccttcagct is a genomic window containing:
- the LOC139117261 gene encoding neuropeptide Y receptor type 1-like, whose translation is MTATEDVPVAVLALLSIIAISGATSNILVCLVLTCTKKMRNATTLFILNLAVSDILYSSISIPLKLVSIANKHYWTLGNLGCKVVMFGPLFCITSSIYTMVAISHERRVDVMNGLHKKITLRQAKIAIVMIWILAVVSSAPQIYEYSTYKKVVLNSGSSQESESHSDEIPNSTAADGVESANLADLFAGGDEEADGRPRIVGGGLQKK